The genomic stretch GTCAGCTGGGTCGGCGGAAACATGAGCAGAAAATATTCGAGGCGCGAAAATCTCACCTCattgtcagagtcttgaCCAATAAGGTCACCAACTGAAGTACGGATATGGAAGTGCCTAATATAGACATGGCCATTCACATCCAGCTgggtttttctttcattcacatACCACTCTGTTTGGTGCACTGTGGCTACCGGGTTTTCGGACTCTGTGTCAACCAAGGTATTGGTGTCAACCGGGTTCTCGACATTTTCGGCTACTGGGCTATCGGGctctgtgtcgaccaaggttTGGGCTCTGTGTGCAGGTCTCTATGTCAGCCGGGGTCTCAACTATTTCGGCTACCGGGGCTTCAACACTTTCTTCCATCCAGtttccggcttccatgtctgcttctgctgcctCTGCTGCTATTTCCTCAATTAAGGACATTCCTTCATCTTCCGGCAGTACAAATGCCTTTACACTCCAAATGTTCAGTGTtttttccttgaacaaactctctccaaaatcataaacTGTTGTAATCAAAGTAGAGGTACACCCGGTTGAAACGGGTACAGAGATAGTCGTGACGTCTagaaccgttccaacaagccgcttgGAGTGCTTGTTGACGCCATATCTCCGTGCACACTTGCTcagatgcacaacatgacaagcatttgccatcaccttccctccaattcTAAGTCTAGGATCCCTCACTGGCATGTCGGACAATGCATTAAGCCTAATTTATATGACATAAACCAAGTATTGGGGATGTAatggccatttcattgacgtccagacaagccattttacCCGCCGAAAATCCGatgaactttccgttgacggtcatttctcggtcactttttgatattaaagcttGCTACTTTAGGAGTACAAGCATTTTTATCTGGGAAAAGCTTCCTCTTGATGGGCCCTGGGAAAGGCAATGAATGTCTAAAGATCTCTCTTCTGCTTATATGTTGCGCTGGTGTCTAGAGCTCATTTCTTGTGAGAAATATAGCAAACTGGCACATGCcacttacagctagctcaAACGGAACCGTTGATGGTAGAACTGTATCAATTTTGCTGTATACAATGGcagctttgtcaatgctATCTGCAACTGTCACAGGATGTTTATGGCAACCATTTGAATCTGCCTTACTGTTATTGTAAAAACCTACACTTTATGTTAGAGAAAAGGACAAAGGAAAGACTATACAGCTCCAGTAAAAAGGTTTTTTCGCTAGGGGAAAACTGAAGTGGCCTTTTAAGATTCGAAAATTTGAATCAAAATGttagtcttgtttgctttatttcagtcttgtttgcggtgtttttggaaatgttatttgcggtgtttgcggtgtttcggtccaaaacaccgaatttacagttaaggCGGTCTGTTTATTACCATAGGTCTGAAAAGTGgcctcacctgaggactggtcctcaggtgagcacagaagtagaatagacacaAGCACTTTTCAAGTCGCTTCATGCGACATGTCCTTTTCTGCCAGACATGTCACATACAAGTGCCATTCTTGACAGAAAAGAAGGGATTCGAGTTCTTTCTTGGCATATTGATATCTCGCTCTGTAAGTGTTCACTCTCTTACATTAGTCAAGACAAGGCTTTTTAAAAGGTTGCTGCCAGTAAGGAGTCACGAAATATTGGAAACATGACTATGTAAATTAGGCTTCAGTCCTTGCAATTATTACAAATCGGCGGCCAAATAGCACACATAGCAATATAGAGTTTTTAATTCCCTTTCTCTCTCATTCAATAATGTAACGGTAAGTTAGGAAACCAGTCACGCCCCATTTTGATTTCTTGGCGGTGAATTCGAAAGGCTTAGGTCCAATCTGCGAATTTCCTTATTTTCAACTTTTTTTCAGAAAGTGTGTTCCATTCAACATAAAGTGACTGTTTCGTGATATGCCGGTCTATAGTAGTTAAGGCGAGTCATTTCTAGTCACGCTTTTGTACGATAAAAATTGATAGAGGGGCCTATTGATATTCACGATCGTGAACACTGGGTCACAGTATACTCGTTTGTAGACGGTTGTAGCTCATACGAAGGCCTCTACTCGAGGGGTCGACGTAACGAAATGATTGTCCACGATTTATATCAACTGACCGGTACCCGCTGTTTTCCAGTGGACGTCTCGTTCCCGTGAAAAAGCAACGCGCACAAAGTATTTCACTTTATATTGGCTGTGAATCTTCCCTGGATTTTGACACCAAAGCATACGCTACAATCACCATGGTAGTAAAATACGGCTTGCATGTATTCGTATGCCTAGCATTCGGTATCCAATGTTCTTTGAACGGCCTTTTCTGGCTTCTTCGAAATGAGCAACCTGTACCTGGATACGGCGTCTCCTCTGCGCAACTACAGCGCTCGACAGATATCGTTGCAACTGTAccacgaaacgaaaaagagtcCCAGCGTTTTGTGAGAGGTACTAGTCTTGTGAGCAAGAATTCCGAGACAGGCTCATACACGAAAAGCGGCTCTGTCGGAATGGAAGTCAAGTTCCCTGGTAGTCCAACACTGGACG from Phaeodactylum tricornutum CCAP 1055/1 chromosome 12, whole genome shotgun sequence encodes the following:
- a CDS encoding predicted protein, with protein sequence MTVNGKFIGFSAGKMACLDVNEMAITSPILGLFYDFGESLFKEKTLNIWSVKAFVLPEDEGMSLIEEIAAEAAEADMEAGNWMEESVEAPVAEIVETPADIETCTQSPNLESENPVATVHQTEWYVNERKTQLDVNGHVYIRHFHIRTSVGDLIGQDSDNEPENFFGSLESSYSPQSLSSVAGPNYGPRLHPPDKEGDKEDEYLPHGIGKSAGREEKQKDFYMPLAEELVDNQYNSVGSRKVGRDELDKDSPTISRTGEPQFGLSTHLTPTKRKRKNKDVL